In the Mytilus trossulus isolate FHL-02 chromosome 1, PNRI_Mtr1.1.1.hap1, whole genome shotgun sequence genome, one interval contains:
- the LOC134696132 gene encoding vitellogenin-5-like isoform X1 — MDWKVVFVLVFGLTNSQRSVDRAYSPNTEYVYEYEAQLATGMPGGSKLYSGLKVKSDVRFQFQTVSRVTMKMDKVYLYKLNGLVENENPTREQLSVYEELSGSEAKWMLDYLMKPMTFKYIKGHVLEIRGETDDNAWSTNVKKGILSLLEMNLEERMSVSSKDRLVELNRNRFAPTDFYTVMEPSVVGDCETTYNLETDMSNEGQNYMYLTKIKNYKRCLDRPVYTRSYFNAMKCAQCEIERTEPFKSASQIRYILNGDKRMFLIQSAIAESQHIFTPYSADGGNVATYINQTMVLINQEKIQSPIAGPRNPQVYTNGLQADVHDKQDQLEKPLTMQPSLDQMPKRTPEEAKQLISKYLNMIVGYSKDEVEAEATSVTFTLADEIRRADADILRSVWEEYAESTDKSANGDKYYKREILLDVFPMTGTPAAFEILSDYIRKAKTSPERMSVAINAFTVTAYPDINIAKYLLEMVRDKYIYNTEPLRQSTYMCLGAFADRIRVEKDKLNKKLLQKEKQIKALHDAENRKYVQSQLQSKLTHVQDQLEQTSAVFSKLKMEILKEVRSLMKSQKPEDLILALKTIGNAGYPDFISDIKPIIEDKSKSQIIRAQAIYSLRKITAYIPEAVRILLLPYYFDSQEVEEVRIASYLLIAGTSPTRPTLELIAQSLYREPNPHVGTFVYTHLEQLSNSTHPCLMSWAKNATFALRFAKKFSPSWHYSQFFHLSSYNDEAKLGGALEFGYVSSPQEFIPRSGAIHGNMHILGYSTNVMEVGFNTEGLQNMVSKLLGPHSKLARSQSVLDLLKSRKQSVSSSERQSEESRQQADQVPERVRDIHKKLKVEQRRSPNLQGHIYFKLFNNEIRYFDLDESMLLSVIQKGLSSDKSDSKNGFDVDFYKSAQHIDGQYSWFTEIGFPIHFKVKSSATSKVTGKWSFGPTLKGGAVQAEAKFDIDSSMAFQMRGVVEADFYYFKSGATVTSQFQSASPTTYSLSVNPSTREFFARLDMKNLKENFFHSEISPTFFVESHYIGATKVPYADLKYVDKMYDAEVIPFDYQYGKYELGYTYTMKGQTVTRNFLPRLPFYPFCGRNQIFMSLKPGVNPPEFREFQFKYLTKLSDPSEDSRLDKSSEERQLDQTSKEQDQSNSQNGIWSNLKSWFGANTESEESMSSKPRQRTQHQSQQSSSNSQQQSQQRRSSSSSPAWYGFGVRFVGVGSKPERWTQFRGYYQRNPTNRQYSFNFHYSRNAFPVIEQHPYSVEIKGTGTYPEMEIEPSSLLSSSYQRENQRLIKRFLESHNREEVSDQLLKLESVLGKDNLFDLMSNPKHRQRDLIEELVQENKRSADPKIQQLVKLAENQKQVSQQLQSLVKQRHNVLESSSKLRKLNNLIEKLSSINDEASKQLEEISDSLQKGVILKSVVLRQQENQKRLWVIKKNLQSHLDRQQKQALALKVQSSLQEVQKLLQKQSQKEKSSSKKSLVMKELQAVKQEQAKIIGDVSGSSKKVPKHALQRVVQMTDELLHQIVTQHNAKENKEQSLVLLSVLIQRQQIVEAIKQATENPVDQSSDKSIDSSENDSVESVGGKRQWKELVDKLQDQVRAISIVVEMSELEKNINQMQKSNSLDDVQVVTELSKLRLRQIQMGLSLPKLARLNKEQARNIVNKLEEISNEVAQKAEQISHYSSAVYQVKKISESQIQLLEKVQNLIQNKQEKSLRDRIQGDKLINMDVSNRLIERIEKSVQRSVPRAKFTVSKLIAEIQLEQQSVEELVKQQGPRQGGQHIADVSKEIIQKAKQIVEKISQQPKQSWRSQNLEQLSEIVQKQDKILQAIERATQLISSPEIRDLKGILQRQQRELREIKVSIDRQVQVYIASRKQQSSSASQEMQPISQSDSPQWSSHRSEEQQRVDVPSEVDHLIKEIQQKLEQIKLQVSQISKQRKSQLVKESIRLTKEAVAVVSAHPQIRIPENLLRQIKEIQSTLQQMISRDVDSSDDKSLQSRQLSELKVLKDELKQQTRQQYALRESVQSSEQEYDSNEQYRELQKMSEQSADNQMFWNMDITFGYKGLLHKHIQVEGRAEKSIAQLQWEARQASPQKDDLVRRYLEEKDNPTSKSEQAYRELKRELNMFRHYHFNVKYVMNDFEPFYRMMYWRFQEYMKFALYKYGEFYMPKETADKIELMFDLHRNNKQMDISLSTPYEMDRFHGIYLPWMAYMEMFYRADSIKLPESVPQQSPLFSASQKLPGECEVRQRSVRTMDEHVIELPDTRSCDVILAMDCSPAAKFVVKARSENPHKRVVTVITGESRVEVVKQDAIISVKVNGQQQPLSQDKSVIVQGQSGKSSKQEVIKVSKEGEAVKISLPQEGIRVMVLRDQIKVQASPFQYSKLCGICGNYDGIPQNDRENPQRLQQRSPSCLLADNILPDDKCNVKPIKDQCSKEQPQSPEACKPVQKQLVKTRQQNGQSQICFSVEPVKECKPGCKEIKPRGKRVAMKCLDQQNRSAQIFLSHSHHRPLSEIASISVPKQDRFVTDVKEPYSCSRN, encoded by the exons ATGGACTGGAAAGTTGTCTTCGTTTTGGTCTTTGGACTAACAA attCACAAAGGAGCGTCGATCGAG CATATTCACCAAACACGGAATATGTTTACGAATATGAAGCTCAGTTGGCAACTGGAATGCCGGGAGGTAGCAAGTTGTATTCTGGGCTGAAAGTCAAATCTGATGTCCGTTTCCAGTTCCAAACAGTATCCAGAGTCACGATGAAG ATGGACAAAGTTTATCTTTATAAACTGAACGGCTTGGTTGAAAACGAGAACCCTACTAGGGAACAACTCTCTGTTTATGAAGAACTCAGTGGTTCAGAGGCCAAATGGATGCTTGACTATCTGATGAAACCTATGACGTTCAA GTACATTAAAGGACATGTACTAGAAATTAGGGGTGAGACTGATGACAATGCTTGGTCCACCAATGTAAAGAAAGGTATACTGAGTTTACTGGAGATGAATCTGGAGGAGAGGATGTCTGTCAGCAGTAAAGATCGTCTGGTGGAACTTAACCGTAATAGGTTTGCTCCAACAGACTTCTATACTGTCATGGAG CCAAGTGTTGTTGGTGACTGTGAAACAACATACAATCTTGAAACAGATATGTCCAATGAAGGCCAGAATTACATGTACTTGACTAAAATCAAGAACTATAAACGTTGTCTGGATCGTCCTGTATATACCAGGTCTTATTTCAATGCAATGAAATGTGCACAGTGTGAAATTGAAAGG ACTGAACCATTCAAATCAGCATCCCAGATCCGATACATTCTCAACGGAGACAAACGCATGTTCCTTATCCAAAGTGCTATAGCAGAAAGTCAGCATATATTCACACCGTATTCAGCTGACGGAGGAAATGTTGCTACTTATATTAA CCAGACAATGGTGTTGATCAACCAAGAAAAAATCCAAAGTCCAATCGCCGGCCCACGAAATCCACAGGTCTATACTAATGGACTTCAAGCTGATGTACATGACAAGCAGGACCAACTTGAGAAACCTCTAACAATGCAACCATCTTTAGATCAAATGCCAAAACGAACTCCCGAAGAAGCCAAACAATTG atttcaaaGTATCTGAACATGATTGTTGGTTACTCAAAAGATGAAGTCGAAGCAGAGGCGACGTCAGTAACTTTTACTTTAGCTGATGAAATAAGAAGAGCTGACGCCGATATTTTACGGTCTGTTTGGGAAGAATATGCAGAAAGTACTGATAAGTCAGCTAATGGCGACAAATACTATAAGAG AGAAATTTTATTAGATGTTTTTCCAATGACTGGAACGCCAGCAGCTTTTGAGATTTTGTCTGACTACATCAGAAAGGCTAAAACCAGTCCAGAGAGAATGTCCGTCGCCATTAATGCCTTTACTGTCACAGCTTATCCCGATATCAATATTGCCAAATATCTGCTG GAAATGGTGCGTGACAAATATATCTACAACACAGAACCCTTACGTCAATCCACATACATGTGTTTGGGCGCTTTTGCCGATAGGATTAGAGTTGAAAAGGACAAGCTGAACAAAAAGTTGTTACAGAAGGAAAAACAGATAAAGGCACTTCATGATGCTGAGAACAGGAAATACGTACAATCTCAGCTTCAATCTAAGCTCACACATGTCCAAGATCAACTGGAACAAACTTCTGCAGTATTTTCTAAACTAAAAATGGAAATCTTAAAG GAAGTGAGATCATTGATGAAATCACAGAAACCTGAGGACCTTATTCTGGCTTTGAAAACCATTGGAAATGCCGGATATCCTGATTTCATTTCTGACATCAAACCTATTATAGAAGACAAATCAAAATCACAAATTATACGTGCACAagctatttacagtttaaggAAAATAACTGCTTACATACCGGAGGCT GTTAGGATTTTGCTCTTGCCGTATTACTTCGACTCCCAAGAGGTTGAAGAAGTGAGAATTGCGTCGTATTTGTTAATAGCTGGCACCAGTCCAACAAGACCAACACTTGAACTGATTGCTCAATCATTGTACAGAGAACCCAATCCTCATGTTGGTACATTCGTGTACACACACTTGGAACAATTGTCTAACTCAACACATCCTTGTCTTATGTCTTG ggCAAAGAATGCTACATTTGCTTTGCGATTTGCCAAGAAATTTAGCCCCAGTTGGCACTACTCTCAATTTTTCCACCTATCATCATATAATG ATGAAGCTAAATTAGGCGGTGCTTTGGAGTTTGGTTACGTATCCTCTCCCCAAGAATTTATCCCTCGCAGTGGTGCAATTCATGGGAACATGCACATCCTGGGTTATTCTACAAACGTTATGGAG GTTGGATTTAATACTGAAGGTCTCCAGAACATGGTCAGTAAATTACTTGGTCCCCACAGTAAGCTAGCTAGGAGTCAATCAGTTTTGGACTTACTCAAGTCACGAAAACAGTCTGTTTCTTCATCTGAAAGGCAATCTGAGGAAAGCAGGCAACAAGCTGACCAAGTCCCAGAAAGAGTTagagatatacataaaaaa TTGAAAGTAGAACAGAGACGATCACCAAACCTGCAGGGGCACATCTATTTCAAACtcttcaacaatgaaattaGGTACTTTGATTTGGACGAATCAATGCTACTTAGTGTCATTCAAAAAG gaTTGTCCTCAGACAAGAGTGATTCCAAGAATGGTTTTGACgttgatttttataaatcagCCCAGCACATCGATGGCCAATACAGTTGGTTCACCGAGATTGGATTCCCCATTCATTTCAAAGTTAAAAGTTCTGCAACATCAAAAGTAACTGGTAAATGGTCTTTCGGACCAACACTTAAAGGAGGTGCTGTACAAGCAGAAGCCAAATTCGATATTGATTCAAG CATGGCATTCCAAATGAGAGGAGTGGTAGAAGCAGATTTTTACTATTTCAAGAGCGGTGCTACAGTAACATCACAGTTTCAGTCGGCATCACCAACAACCTATTCCCTATCAGTAAATCCAAGCACAAGAGAATTTTTCGCAAGGTTGGATATGAAGAATTTG aaAGAGAATTTCTTCCACAGTGAGATTAGCCCTACGTTCTTTGTTGAGAGTCATTACATTGGCGCAACTAAAGTTCCATATGCAGACCTTAAATATGTGGACAAGATGTACGACGCAGAAGTGATTCCA TTTGATTACCAATATGGAAAATACGAATTAGGCTATACATACACAATGAAAGGACAAACAGTTACTAGAAATTTCCTACCACGTCTGCCTTTTTATCCATTTTGTGGAAGAAATCAGATTTTCATGTCTCTTAAGCCAGGAGTTAACCCTCCAGAATTCAGAgaatttcaattcaaatatttaactaAACTATCAGATCCATCGGAGGACAGCAGATTGGACAAAAGTTCTGAAGAACGTCAATTAGATCAGACTAGTAAAGAACAAGATCAAAGTAATTCACAAAATGGTATTTGGTCAAATCTCAAGAGTTGGTTTGGTGCAAATACAGAGAGTGAAGAGTCAATGTCATCTAAACCTCGTCAGAGAACACAGCACCAATCACAACAAAGTAGTAGTAATTCTCAACAACAGTCACAGCAACGTCGATCTTCCAGCAGTTCCCCAGCATGGTATGGATTTGGGGTTCGATTTGTTGGCGTTGGAAGTAAACCAGAACGATGGACACAGTTTCGCGGATATTATCAACGTAATCCAACAAACAGACAGTATAGTTTTAATTTCCATTATTCACGTAATGCTTTTCCAGTGATAGAACAGCATCCATACAGT GTCGAAATAAAGGGAACAGGTACATATCCAGAAATGGAAATAGAACCTTCGTCTCTGTTAAGCTCATCATATCAGAGAGAAAACCAAAGACTAATCAAGAGATTTTTGGAAAGTCACAATAGAGAGGAAGTGTCTGATCAATTGTTGAAATTAGAGTCAGTTCTGGGAAAAGATAACCTATTTGACTTGATGTCTAACCCAAAGCATCGTCAGAGAGATCTGATCGAAGAACTAGTCCAGGAAAATAAAAGGTCTGCTGACCCAAAAATACAACAGCTGGTCAAACTGGCAGAAAATCAAAAACAAGTTTCACAACAGCTTCAAAGCCTTGTGAAACAGAGACATAATGTTTTGGAGTCGTCCAGTAAATTACGAAAATTGAACAACTTAATAGAAAAACTGTCGTCTATTAACGATGAAGCATCAAAGCAGTTGGAAGAAATATCAGACAGTTTACAGAAAGGCGTAATTTTGAAAAGCGTTGTCCTAAGGCAACAGGAAAACCAGAAGCGTCTATGGGTGATCAAGAAAAATTTACAAAGTCATTTAGACAGACAACAAAAACAAGCACTTGCTCTTAAGGTACAAAGCTCTCTGCAGGAGGTTCAAAAATTACTCCAAAAACAGTCGCAAAAAGAGAAAAGCAGTTCAAAGAAGTCATTAGTCATGAAAGAACTACAAGCAGTAAAACAGGAACAGGCCAAAATAATTGGAGATGTATCGGGTTCATCAAAGAAGGTACCAAAACACGCACTTCAACGGGTTGTACAGATGACAGATGAATTATTACACCAGATTGTTACCCAGCAcaatgcaaaagaaaacaaagagcAGTCTCTTGTGTTACTCAGTGTTTTGATTCAACGCCAGCAAATAGTAGAAGCTATTAAGCAAGCCACTGAAAATCCTGTAGACCAATCCAGTGACAAATCTATCGATAGTAGCGAGAATGATAGTGTAGAATCAGTTGGAGGTAAGCGTCAATGGAAAGAACTTGTAGATAAACTTCAAGATCAGGTTCGCGCTATTTCTATAGTTGTTGAAATGAGcgaacttgaaaaaaatatcaatcaaatgCAAAAATCCAATTCACTTGATGATGTGCAAGTTGTTACAGAACTAAGCAAGTTACGTTTAAGACAAATTCAAATGGGCTTATCTCTCCCGAAATTGGCAAGATTGAATAAAGAACAAGCGAGAAACATTGTAAACAAACTTGAAGAAATATCAAATGAGGTAGCACAGAAAGCAGAACAAATCAGTCATTATAGTTCTGCTGTGTACCAAGTGAAAAAAATAAGCGAGTCGCAAATACAACTACTTGAAAAGGTTCAGAATTTAATACAGAACAAACAGGAAAAGAGTCTGCGAGACAGAATTCAAGGCGATAAACTAATCAATATGGATGTATCAAATAGATTGATAGAGAGAATTGAGAAGTCAGTACAAAGAAGTGTTCCACGAGCAAAATTCACAGTTTCTAAATTGATAGCTGAAATTCAGCTAGAACAACAATCCGTTGAAGAATTAGTAAAACAGCAGGGCCCAAGACAGGGAGGTCAACACATAGCTGATGTTTCCAAAGAAATTATTCAGAAAGCAAAACAAATCGTTGAAAAAATTTCTCAACAACCTAAACAATCATGGAGATCGCAAAATTTGGAGCAACTAAGCGAAATTGTCCAAAAACAAGATAAAATCTTACAAGCTATAGAAAGGGCCACACAACTTATTTCATCTCCTGAAATACGAGACCTTAAGGGCATCTTACAAAGGCAACAACGAGAACTTCGTGAAATCAAGGTTTCAATTGACAGACAAGTTCAAGTATATATAGCATCAAGGAAACAACAATCATCGTCGGCGTCTCAGGAAATGCAGCCAATCTCACAATCTGATAGTCCACAATGGTCAAGTCATCGTTCTGAAGAACAACAACGAGTTGATGTTCCCTCTGAGGTAGATCACTTGATTAAAGAAATACAGCAAAAGTTGGAACAGATAAAACTACAAGTATctcaaatttcaaaacaaagaaaGTCACAATTAGTTAAAGAATCTATCAGATTAACAAAAGAAGCCGTTGCTGTTGTGTCTGCTCATCCGCAGATAAGGATACCAGAAAATCTACTCCGGCAAATCAAGGAAATCCAAAGTACGCTCCAGCAAATGATAAGTCGAGATGTCGATTCCTCAGACGATAAAAGCTTACAAAGTAGACAATTAAGCGAATTGAAGGTACTGAAAGATGAACTCAAACAGCAGACGCGTCAGCAATATGCTTTAAGAGAAAGTGTACAAAGCTCCGAACAAGAATATGATAGTAATGAACAGTACAGAGAATTGCAGAAGATGTCGGAACAGTCAGCAGACAACCAGATGTTTTGGAACATGGACATCACATTTGGATACAAAGGTCTTCTTCATAAGCATATACAAGTAGAG GGAAGAGCTGAAAAGTCGATTGCCCAATTGCAGTGGGAAGCAAGGCAGGCATCTCCACAGAAAGACGATTTAGTACGTAGATATCTTGAAGAAAAAGACAATCCGACATCTAAATCAGAGCAGGCATACAGAGAACTTAAACGGGAATTAAACATGTTTCGACATtatcattttaatgtaaaatatgtcATG AATGACTTCGAGCCATTTTATCGTATGATGTATTGGCGCTTCCAAGAATATATGAAATTTGCTTTGTATAAATATGGTGAATTTTATATGCCAAAGGAAACGGCTGATAAAATTGAGTTAATGTTTGATTTGCACAGAAATAATAAACAG ATGGACATATCTCTGTCCACACCGTACGAAATGGACAGATTCCATGGTATTTATCTCCCTTGGATGGCCTATATGGAAATGTTTTACAGAGCTGATAGCATCAAACTGCCCGAGAGTGTACCTCAACAATCGCCATTATTTTCTGCATCTCAGAAACTGCCAG GTGAATGTGAAGTCCGCCAGAGATCTGTTAGAACAATGGATGAGCATGTTATAGAATTACCTGATACAAGGTCATGTGACGTAATTCTGGCCATGGACTGCTCCCCAGCTGCTAAATTTGTTGTAAAAGCTAGAAGTGAAAATCCACATAAACGG GTTGTAACTGTGATTACCGGGGAATCAAGAGTGGAAGTAGTAAAACAAGACGCCATCATTAGTGTCAAGGTTAATGGTCAACAGCAGCCATTGTCAcaggataaatcagtaatagtCCAAGGACAAAGTGGAAAATC TAGTAAACAAGAAGTTATTAAAGTTTCCAAAGAAGGAGAAGCTGTGAAGATTTCGTTACCTCAAGAAGGAATCCGAGTCATGGTGTTACGAGATCAAATCAAAGTCCAG GCATCTCCATTCCAATACTCCAAACTCTGTGGAATCTGTGGTAATTACGATGGCATCCCACAAAATGACCGCGAAAATCCCCAAAGACTACAACAGAGGTCGCCTAGCTGTTTGTTAGCAGATAATATATTACCTGATGATAAGTGCAATGTTAAACCAATCAAAGACCAATGCAGTAAAGAACAGCCACAGTCTCCTG AAGCATGTAAACCTGTGCAAAAGCAACTAGTAAAAACAAGGCAACAAAATGGTCAAAGTCAGATTTGTTTCTCAGTTGAACCTGTAAAGGAATGTAAACCAGGTTGTAAGGAGATCAAACCCAGAGGAAAGCGTGTAGCAATGAAGTGTTTAGATCAACAAAATAGAAGCGCCCAGATTTTTCTCAGTCATAGCCATCATCGTCCTCTGTCCGAGATTGCATCGATCTCTGTTCCTAAGCAGGACCGATTTGTAACTGATGTTAAGGAACCTTACAGCTGTTCTAgaaattaa